The Cyanobacteriota bacterium genomic sequence TGATCACCCTGCGCCGCCTCGATGCTCCCTGCATCATCCGTAAGCTGATTTTGGGGCCATTCCGCAGCAACCTGAACCCCTATGGTGTAATGTCGGCACAGTTTGTGGCTAAGGCGATCGTAGCCCTAGCTCAACGAGATGTTCGCAACATTATTGTCACGATTAACCCCCTCACCTATCTGCTGTTCCCCCTCAAAGAAGCGGGGCGATCGCTCTACTTCCGCCTATTTTCCCGGCGCTCTAGAGCCGTTGACAGCTAGCTTGATGCATTCACTGGGTTGCTGGTAGAGCAATGCACAAATTAAATTCAGCAGAACGCTTGTAGTCGTAACTCTTCTCTGTGCTATGACTACAGATAGCTAGTGGCCAGGACTTAAGTCCTGACTACGAACTGATGGGTGATGTCGCTGGCGTTTAGAGAATTGGTATGAGGACTTAAGTCCTGACTACGAACTGCAACAGCAATTATGGCTTGGTCTTGTTTTTAGCAAACTTTTGAGCAACCCTTGAGTGCCATAGTCTAGATGCTTATGAATCGCCCATTCACCCTTAGCGCTTGGCAAGTTTCTTTGTCAGCTTCCGCAACCGGATTGATGCTGGTGTCACTTCTACCAGTTCATCGGGGCCAATGTATTCCAGCGCCCGCTCTAGGCTCATTTCCACAGGTGCCTGTAGTTGCACTAGCTCATCACCGCCTGCTGCTCGGTGATTCGTAAGCTGTTTCGTCTTGCACACATTCAGTTCTAAGTCTTGGGGACGGTTGTGCTCACCGACAATCATGCCCTTGTATACCCTAGTGCCAGGAGTAATGAAGA encodes the following:
- a CDS encoding translational GTPase TypA → FITPGTRVYKGMIVGEHNRPQDLELNVCKTKQLTNHRAAGGDELVQLQAPVEMSLERALEYIGPDELVEVTPASIRLRKLTKKLAKR